One window of Salmo salar chromosome ssa11, Ssal_v3.1, whole genome shotgun sequence genomic DNA carries:
- the rfxap gene encoding regulatory factor X-associated protein: MSEEESSTSSGNNKDSSISLLLTKDGQTYYVDKSGVVDSRNVVTPQDSYNNNMFSYDMDDADEESDVLDTSDPRDSAASPEELNEEDVFGENENVSKTCTYDGCTETTTQVAKQRKPWMCKKHRNKMYKDKYKKKKSDQAMSSGKQDESLEERPVSVNKQRLGTMGDRPARPSLIEQVLNQKRLSLLRSPEVIRFLQQQQRLLTTQSHSQSQPDFQGC; this comes from the exons ATGAGTGAAGAGGAGAGTTCCACCTCATCGGGTAACAACAAGGACTCGAGTATTTCGCTTCTATTAACCAAGGACGGACAGACGTACTACGTTGACAAGAGCGGTGTTGTCGACAGTAGAAATGTAGTCACGCCGCAAGACTCGTACAATAATAACATGTTCTCGTACGACATGGACGATGCCGACGAGGAGAGCGATGTTTTGGACACGTCGGATCCCCGTGACAGCGCTGCGAGTCCCGAAGAACTGAACGAGGAAGACGTGTTCGGGGAGAACGAGAACGTGTCGAAGACGTGCACGTACGACGGTTGTACGGAAACCACGACCCAGGTAGCAAAGCAGCGGAAGCCGTGGATGTGTAAGAAGCACCGCAACAAAATGTACAAAGACAAGTACAAAAAGAAGAAAAGTGATCAGGCTATGTCCAGCGGGAAACAAGAT gagagcttgGAGGAAAGGCCTGTGTCTGTGAATAAGCAGCGTCTCGGCACCATGGGGGACCGGCCGGCCAGACCCTCCCTCATAGAACAGGTGCTCAACCAGAAGAGACTG TCTCTGCTGAGGAGTCCTGAGGTCATCAGGTTtctacagcagcagcagcgtctCCTGACCACCCAAAGTCACAGCCAATCGCAGCCTGACTTCCAGGGCTGCTAA
- the ccna1 gene encoding cyclin-A1 isoform X1, with amino-acid sequence MNFSNVARLASRSSQENVLASNRMDSSRMDRAKQRTILGVLTENEQHSRSFGQGLFSKRGSILDNSHTNLLGCPSSSSADICVDEPCEVVIPASGELVAAEVVDEETAAMQHKDFRLFLDLSSGSCMDTSMQSLPDNEALTTQNAMCLAEYSEDIHKHLRKSEIKCHPKSGYMRKQPDITNCMRVILVDWLVEVGQEYKLCGETIYLAVNYMDRFLSCMSVLRGKLQLVGTAALLLAAKYEEIYPPEVDDFVYITDDTYTKKQLLRMEHFLLKVLAFDMTVPTTHQFLRHFLTVQAVCFKTESLALECFAAVTSLYSQYVAELSMLEVDPFLHYFPSVVAAAAFCLANYTLNRSLWPDTLYTFTGYTLAEIAPCLKDLHKLYLSAYSRPQQAIREKYKGSKFGNVSMLSPPEDLPFLLKLLGND; translated from the exons ATGAACTTCAGCAACGTCGCCCGTCTGGCCAGCCGTAGCAGCCAAGAAAATGTTCTGGCCTCTAATAGGATGGATTCATCCCGGATGGACAGGGCTAAACAGAGGACTATACTCGGAGTCTTAACAGAAAACGAACAGCACAGTCGATCTTTTGGTCAG GGACTTTTTTCCAAACGTGGCTCTATTTTGGACAACTCCCACACCAATCTCCTGGGTTGTCCCTCAAGCTCTAGTGCTGACATCTGTGTGGATGAGCCATGTGAGGTCGTCATCCCAGCCTCTGGCGAACTAGTGGCTGCAGAGGTGGTGGATGAGGAAACTGCTGCCATGCAACATAAAGATTTCCGTCTCTTCCTGGACCTGAGCTCAG GTTCATGCATGGACACTTCTATGCAGTCGCTCCCAGATAACGAGGCTCTCACCACTCAGAATGCCATGTGTCTGGCAGAATATTCTGAGGACATCCACAAACACTTACGCAAGAGTGAA ATAAAGTGCCATCCGAAGTCTGGCTACATGCGGAAGCAGCCGGATATCACCAACTGCATGCGTGTCATTCTGGTGGACTGGCTGGTGGAGGTCGGCCAGGAGTACAAGCTGTGTGGGGAGACTATCTACCTGGCTGTCAACTACATGGACCGCTTCCTCTCCTGCATGTCTGTACTCCGGGGCAAGCTGCAGCTGGTGGGCACCGCTGCACTTCTGCTGGCTGC TAAATATGAGGAGATCTACCCTCCGGAGGTGGATGACTTTGTGTACATCACAGATGACACTTACACCAAGAAGCAGCTGCTTCGTATGGAACACTTCCTGCTGAAGGTGTTGGCCTTCGACATGACCGTCCCAACCACACACCAGTTCCTCCGCCATTTCCTCACCGTCCAGGCAGTCTGCTTCAAGACTGAGAGCCTCGCCCTG GAGTGTTTTGCTGCAGTAACGTCACTCTACTCTCAGTATGTGGCAGAGCTAAGCATGTTGGAAGTGGATCCATTCCTGCACTACTTCCCCTCTGTGGTGGCGGCTGCTGCTTTCTGTCTGGCCAACTACACCCTCAACAGGTCCCTCTGG CCTGACACCCTGTACACCTTCACTGGCTACACCCTGGCAGAGATTGCACCCTGCCTCAAGGACCTCCACAAGCTGTACCTCAGCGCCTACAGTCGCCCCCAACAGGCCATCAGGGAGAAGTACAAGGGCTCAAA GTTTGGTAACGTGTCTATGCTAAGTCCTCCTGAGGATCTGCCTTTTTTACTGAAGTTGCTGGGAAATGACTAA
- the ccna1 gene encoding cyclin-A1 isoform X2: MNFSNVARLASRSSQENVLASNRMDSSRMDRAKQRTILGVLTENEQHSRSFGQGLFSKRGSILDNSHTNLLGCPSSSSADICVDEPCEVVIPASGELVAAEVVDEETAAMQHKDFRLFLDLSSGSCMDTSMQSLPDNEALTTQNAMCLAEYSEDIHKHLRKSEIKCHPKSGYMRKQPDITNCMRVILVDWLVEVGQEYKLCGETIYLAVNYMDRFLSCMSVLRGKLQLVGTAALLLAAKYEEIYPPEVDDFVYITDDTYTKKQLLRMEHFLLKVLAFDMTVPTTHQFLRHFLTVQAVCFKTESLALYVAELSMLEVDPFLHYFPSVVAAAAFCLANYTLNRSLWPDTLYTFTGYTLAEIAPCLKDLHKLYLSAYSRPQQAIREKYKGSKFGNVSMLSPPEDLPFLLKLLGND; this comes from the exons ATGAACTTCAGCAACGTCGCCCGTCTGGCCAGCCGTAGCAGCCAAGAAAATGTTCTGGCCTCTAATAGGATGGATTCATCCCGGATGGACAGGGCTAAACAGAGGACTATACTCGGAGTCTTAACAGAAAACGAACAGCACAGTCGATCTTTTGGTCAG GGACTTTTTTCCAAACGTGGCTCTATTTTGGACAACTCCCACACCAATCTCCTGGGTTGTCCCTCAAGCTCTAGTGCTGACATCTGTGTGGATGAGCCATGTGAGGTCGTCATCCCAGCCTCTGGCGAACTAGTGGCTGCAGAGGTGGTGGATGAGGAAACTGCTGCCATGCAACATAAAGATTTCCGTCTCTTCCTGGACCTGAGCTCAG GTTCATGCATGGACACTTCTATGCAGTCGCTCCCAGATAACGAGGCTCTCACCACTCAGAATGCCATGTGTCTGGCAGAATATTCTGAGGACATCCACAAACACTTACGCAAGAGTGAA ATAAAGTGCCATCCGAAGTCTGGCTACATGCGGAAGCAGCCGGATATCACCAACTGCATGCGTGTCATTCTGGTGGACTGGCTGGTGGAGGTCGGCCAGGAGTACAAGCTGTGTGGGGAGACTATCTACCTGGCTGTCAACTACATGGACCGCTTCCTCTCCTGCATGTCTGTACTCCGGGGCAAGCTGCAGCTGGTGGGCACCGCTGCACTTCTGCTGGCTGC TAAATATGAGGAGATCTACCCTCCGGAGGTGGATGACTTTGTGTACATCACAGATGACACTTACACCAAGAAGCAGCTGCTTCGTATGGAACACTTCCTGCTGAAGGTGTTGGCCTTCGACATGACCGTCCCAACCACACACCAGTTCCTCCGCCATTTCCTCACCGTCCAGGCAGTCTGCTTCAAGACTGAGAGCCTCGCCCTG TATGTGGCAGAGCTAAGCATGTTGGAAGTGGATCCATTCCTGCACTACTTCCCCTCTGTGGTGGCGGCTGCTGCTTTCTGTCTGGCCAACTACACCCTCAACAGGTCCCTCTGG CCTGACACCCTGTACACCTTCACTGGCTACACCCTGGCAGAGATTGCACCCTGCCTCAAGGACCTCCACAAGCTGTACCTCAGCGCCTACAGTCGCCCCCAACAGGCCATCAGGGAGAAGTACAAGGGCTCAAA GTTTGGTAACGTGTCTATGCTAAGTCCTCCTGAGGATCTGCCTTTTTTACTGAAGTTGCTGGGAAATGACTAA